A genomic region of Trifolium pratense cultivar HEN17-A07 linkage group LG3, ARS_RC_1.1, whole genome shotgun sequence contains the following coding sequences:
- the LOC123916153 gene encoding probable aquaporin NIP-type, with protein MANKHQGNNSVLKLCCSSNRAITLIQKVIAEIIGTYFLVFAGCGAVAVNKIYGSITFPGICITWGLIVTVMCYSVGHISGGLFNPAVAITWAIFRRITILEAPLYIAAELLGSTLASVTLSLMFDITPKSYFGTVPVGSDGQSLVVEIIISFLLMFVISAVTTDDRAVDDSASVAVGMTIMLNLFIAGPVSGASMNPARSIGPAIVIHIYKGLWIYIVGPIVGAIAGALAYNFLRSVYKPPSELSSADKSPSELAIDKQSSEITPEQPLRSIVVD; from the coding sequence ATGGCCAACAAACATCAAGGCAACAATTCTGTCTTGAAACTTTGTTGTTCATCAAACCGTGCTATAACCTTAATACAAAAAGTCATTGCAGAAATTATTGGTACATATTTTCTAGTCTTTGCCGGTTGTGGCGCCGTAGCAGTGAATAAAATCTATGGCTCAATCACTTTCCCAGGGATTTGTATCACTTGGGGGTTGATTGTAACCGTCATGTGTTACTCCGTTGGTCATATCTCTGGTGGCCTTTTCAATCCAGCCGTTGCCATAACTTGGGCCATCTTTCGCCGAATAACAATTCTAGAAGCTCCACTTTATATCGCAGCTGAGTTACTTGGCTCGACCCTCGCGAGTGTCACATTATCTCTAATGTTTGATATAACACCAAAATCTTATTTTGGAACGGTACCAGTTGGATCGGACGGTCAATCTCTAGTTGTCgaaataattataagttttttgttaatgtttgtgaTTTCAGCTGTTACAACAGATGATAGAGCGGTTGATGATTCCGCGAGTGTCGCGGTTGGAATGACAATAATGTTGAATCTTTTCATTGCCGGACCTGTATCTGGAGCATCGATGAATCCAGCACGAAGTATTGGTCCGGCAATTGTGATACATATTTATAAAGGGTTATGGATATATATAGTTGGTCCAATTGTTGGAGCCATAGCTGGAGCACTTGCTTATAACTTTCTTAGATCTGTTTACAAGCCACCTTCAGAGTTATCATCAGCAGATAAGTCACCATCAGAATTAGCAATAGATAAACAATCTTCAGAGATTACACCAGAACAACCATTGAGGAGCATAGTTGTAGATTGA
- the LOC123918339 gene encoding 21 kDa protein-like: MATKFTLLCLIFTFLTIATSTPTNFIKSSCSTTSYPTLCVESLSSYASTIQQDPHQLVQTALSLTLNKTQSTKSFVTKCKSFKNLKPREYAALHDCVEEITDSVDRLSRSLKELKLCKVSGQDFNWHISNVETWVSSALTDESTCSDGFGGKALDGRMKTSIRSRMVNVAQVTSNALSLINQYATNH; the protein is encoded by the coding sequence ATGGCAACAAAGTTTACTCTTCTTTGCCTTATCTTCACTTTCCTAACAATTGCAACTTCAACACCAACAAATTTCATAAAATCCTCATGTAGCACAACATCATATCCAACACTTTGTGTTGAATCTCTCTCAAGCTATGCATCAACAATCCAACAAGATCCACACCAATTAGTCCAAACAGCTTTATCACTTACTCTCAACAAAACTCAATCCACCAAAAGCTTTGTAACAAAATGCAAAAGTTTTAAGAATCTTAAACCAAGAGAATATGCTGCTCTTCATGATTGTGTTGAAGAAATCACTGATAGTGTTGATAGACTTAGCCGTTCATTAAAAGAGCTTAAACTTTGCAAGGTTAGTGGTcaagatttcaattggcatatAAGCAATGTTGAGACATGGGTGAGCtcagctttgactgatgaaagTACTTGTAGTGACGGATTTGGTGGAAAAGCACTTGATGGAAGAATGAAAACTTCTATTAGATCTAGAATGGTTAATGTTGCTCAAGTTACTAGTAATGCTCTTTCACTTATCAACCAATATGCTACTAATCACTAG
- the LOC123915407 gene encoding uncharacterized protein LOC123915407, giving the protein MDDDHELPKKSREVVLGLRKQDPVEDAEPINCAIPVKYEATECEAPAIHIDTSEHFVPEETYKDRDELIKWVKGQAEKLHFTVVTVRSDQGLVSGKPSFVLGCERGGAYRPSNYKAKKKVSIEERGSRKIGCPFRLRGYLPKSKEWNLTIVSGIHNHVLDKALEGHLVAGRLKPEEKEMVVEMTGNQIPPRNIMSTLKKRNPDSATSIKQFW; this is encoded by the exons ATGGATGATGATCACGAGCTTCCAAAAAAGTCGAGGGAGGTTGTACTTGGCTTACGTAAACAAGATCCGGTAGAAGATGCCGAACCCATCAACTGTGCAATTCCAGTCAAATATGAAGCTACTGAGTGTGAAGCACCAGCTATTCACATTGATACAAGTGAGCATTTTGTGCCGGAAGAAACATATAAGGATCGAGATGAGTTGATTAAGTGGGTTAAGGGTCAAGCTGAAAAGTTACATTTTACAGTTGTAACTGTAAGATCGGACCAAGGATTGGTAAGTGGGAAGCCAAGTTTTGTGTTGGGTTGTGAAAGGGGAGGTGCGTACAGACCATCGAACTACAAGGCAAAGAAAAAGGTATCAATCGAAGAGAGGGGATCGAGGAAAATTGGTTGTCCGTTTAGACTCCGTGGTTATTTGCCGAAATCAAAGGAGTGGAATCTTACAATTGTGTCCGGCATTCACAACCATGTGTTGGATAAAGCTTTAGAAGGTCACCTAGTTGCGGGGCGTTTGAAACCCGAAGAGAAGGAGATGGTTGTCGAAATGACCGGAAATCAAATCCCACCTAGAAACATCATGTCTACATTGAAAAAGAGAAATCCAGATAGTGCGACAAGCATCAAGCAATT TTGGTGA
- the LOC123916701 gene encoding PKS-NRPS hybrid synthetase cheA-like gives MDSTYKTNRYKMPLFEIVGCTSTNKTFGLGFAFLSNEKHDNFVWALQQVQQLLVDENSAPKVIVTDRDAALMSAIPDVFPNATPLVCRFHVKKNVSARCSVLCKIKHGEEEKQGDVVKNIMSQFYEVLNSPTEEAYSEAVIKFRTVCERWPRFYNYVKKTVLDTDEKKVVSAWTNRVMHFGNTTTNRAESSHAVLKKYLLDTNGDFVKVWGAIHDMLVNQHTEIQATFGISLSLQEHRYDDNPMYNLVVYKVSRTALGYIHEEAKRAEEVGMDSKKCGCVLQRTHGLPCACVLAKKIRHNRPIRLDEINNHWKKLVFNDREDVEQQVDDYSCLAEWNAIQERLRTVDVPMKIQIREQLRQIAFPQSTSLKPPVVVGKNKGVKRKGACGESSMTRSPSYWEHVEVQFPPSQSSQATPSSSKQKGARTGKVNPIEDRHIPFLDAMPLFMHSHIEDIVDVDGDGFCGFRVIALDTRNNQADYELIRLNLQKELSKHKDEYLTIFGSMERYQYLYDAFFPPTRRSSRRMAPREKWLTFPDMGHIIASYFNKVVVLLTKSERSGASETFFPLRGTPPQDPDSKILCIGGVPDHFVYVKLKQHCPLPPTCKTWTKYCTQEASSWQSSFVDRQADFVALMDNEKGAVVPRRKLQKGDSKECPIDCL, from the exons ATGGATTCCACATATAAAACCAACCGGTACAAAATGCCATTGTTTGAGATTGTTGGCTGCACATCGACTAATAAGACATTTGGACTTGGTTTTGCTTTTCTAAGTAATGAAAAACATGACAATTTTGTTTGGGCTCTACAACAAGTGCAGCAACTTTTAGTGGACGAAAACAGTGCACCGAAGGTTATTGTGACTGACCGGGATGCCGCATTGATGAGTGCTATTCCCGATGTATTTCCAAATGCAACACCGCTAGTTTGTCGCTTTCATGTTAAGAAAAATGTCTCAGCTAGGTGCAGCGTGCTTTGTAAGATCAAACATGGTGAGGAGGAGAAGCAAGGGGACGTTGTTAAAAACATAATGTCTCAGTTTTACGAAGTGTTGAATTCTCCAACCGAGGAAGCATATTCTGAAGCGGTCATAAAGTTTAGAACCGTATGCGAAAGGTGGCCTAGATTTTATAACTATGTCAAAAAAACGGTTCTAGACACTGATGAAAAGAAAGTTGTGAGCGCGTGGACAAACCGTGTAATGCATTTTGGTAATACTACAACAAACCGAGCTGAGTCATCACATGCTGTGCTAAAAAAATACTTGTTAGATACAAATGGTGATTTTGTCAAGGTTTGGGGAGCAATACATGATATGTTGGTTAACCAACACACTGAGATTCAAGCAACTTTTGGGATCAGTCTGTCGTTACAAGAGCACAGATATGATGATAATCCGATGTACAATTTAGTGGTTTATAAGGTTTCAAGAACTGCATTGGGTTACATTCATGAAGAAGCCAAGAGGGCTGAGGAAGTTGGCATGGATAGCAAAAAGTGTGGTTGTGTGTTACAACGCACCCATGGATTGCCGTGTGCTTGTGTTCTTGCTAAAAAAATTCGCCACAACCGACCTATTAGGCTGGATGAGATTAACAACCATTGGAAGAAGTTGGTTTTCAATGACCGGGAGGATGTTGAACAACAAGTTGATGACTATTCTTGCTTGGCGGAGTGGAACGCTATTCAG gAGCGTTTGAGAACAGTCGATGTCCCCATGAAAATACAAATTAGAGAACAGCTGCGACAGATTGCATTCCCACAGTCTACGTCATTGAAACCTCCGGTTGTGGTTGGAAAGAATAAAGGGGTAAAAAGAAAGGGTGCTTGCGGGGAAAGTTCGATGACTCGGTCTCCTTCCTATTGGGAGCATGTGGAGGTGCAATTTCCGCCTAGCCAATCATCACAAGCAACACCATCGTCTTCCAAACAAAAGGGTGCACGTACCGGTAAAGTTAATCCAATCGAAGATCGACATATTCCATTTCTTGATGCAATGCCATTGTTCATGCATTCGCATATTGAGGATATAGTTGATGTCGATGGTGATGGTTTCTGCGGATTTCGTGTTATTGCTTTGGATACTCGCAACAATCAAGCTGATTATGAGCTAATTAGACTAAACTTGCAAAAGGAGCTAAGTAAGCACAAAGACGAATATTTGACGATATTTGGTTCTATGGAGCGTTATCAATATCTATATGACGCTTTCTTTCCACCGACGAGAAGGTCTAGTCGGCGCATGGCACCTAGAGAAAAGTGGCTAACGTTTCCAGACATGGGGCACATCATTGCCTCATACTTCAACAAGGTAGTAGTGTTGCTGACTAAGAGTGAAAGGTCTGGAGCTAGTGAAACTTTTTTTCCATTGCGAGGCACTCCTCCACAAGACCCGGATTCTAAGATTTTATGTATCGGAGGGGTTCCAGATCATTTTGTATATGTTAAGTTGAAGCAACATTGTCCATTACCTCCGACCTGTAAGACGTGGACTAAGTATTGTACGCAGGAAGCTTCTTCGTGGCAGAGTAGTTTCGTGGATAGACAAGCGGATTTCGTGGCATTGATGGATAATGAAAAAGGCGCTGTTGTTCCGAGACGTAAACTTCAAAAGGGAGACTCTAAAGAATGTCCAATCGATTGCTTGTAG
- the LOC123916404 gene encoding protein MAIN-LIKE 1-like, whose amino-acid sequence MEHNIGRSRLGRPSQAHSSARREAAAGNPPAKRGRRRQGQPPSQGTHDNEAGGSGATRSRSRRQQVDDVDVDAAEDGNVNVGQYLADDADWLDEDEDEEPREQQMQQQPPHEAPHQPPHAPNLQPEDGYPGGPSNFSLLTEYHKHRAIPIWNAEPGDEKILKKSMRAITNGKRVINLPKMDRNVDWFWRAIEATGLEPLTRTNYSIIDHGVLTAFAERWHSETSTFHIPIGEVGITLDDVQCLLHLPIEGKLLNHRKISRAEGVELVNTYLGVPESKCWEFFIDTHGPHITYGDLAFVYTTRWEEIDKAVSENRPMHEITVLRQQCIRAFLLFLVCTTIFSNKSQFYVDVVYLSYFQDLSDVNQWNWGVAALTYLQHYLDDSCKAGGMQVAGYLSFYQGWIMMHFPKMTVWRRDPNYREEMPRNATFSTGQGHRDPVLYRQFLDNMQVSDFEFCPYDGHRHVRPLIDVCWFSGWLRCGSLKAKHLPERVLRQFGHVQGIPRDPAAGAPAGMSLLQIDRVFMEEVEMRMIDEEMRGPTVVRAWDHVPGYISWFYKVSHPIMRPIAAPEAPPRPANLEVLIEEQESQSVPDTFDICRNVRTELRRALEANEALPGTPIYETVNRVLGFVEPAFLYRSRRRLPGRGRFDPHDAARRFNTQ is encoded by the exons ATGGAACACAATATTGGAAGAAGCAGGCTTGGTAGACCGAGTCAGGCACATTCTTCTGCTCGACGAGAGGCTGCTGCCGGCAATCCTCCTGCTAAAAGAGGTCGTCGTAGACAAGGACAACCTCCGTCTCAAGGAACACATGATAATGAAGCGGGGGGGTCAGGTGCGACACGATCACGTTCAAGGCGACAACAAGTTGATGATGTTGACGTAGATGCAGCTGAGGATGGGAATGTAAATGTTGGTCAATATTTGGCCGATGATGCAGACTGGctcgatgaagatgaagatgaagaaccaCGGGAACAACAAATGCAACAACAACCACCACATGAAGCACCACATCAACCACCACATGCACCCAATTTGCAACCAGAGGATGGCTATCCGGGAGGACCTAGTAATTTTTCCTTATTAACGGAATACCACAAGCATAGGGCAATTCCGATATGGAATGCAGAGCCTGGTGATGAAAAg attttgaagaaaagtaTGCGGGCCATTACCAACGGGAAGAGGGTTATCAACCTTCCAAAAATGGATCGGAATGTGGACTGGTTTTGGAGAGCCATAGAAGCAACCGGCTTAGAGCCGCTAACGAGGACCAATTACAGCATAATAGACCACGGGGTTCTCACTGCATTTGCCGAAAGATGGCATTCGGAGACTAGCACCTTTCACATACCAATAGGTGAGGTTGGCATCACATTGGATGACGTCCAATGTCTGTTACATCTACCGATCGAGGGAAAGCTGTTGAACCACAGAAAGATATCAAGAGCTGAAGGAGTTGAACTTGTGAATACATATCTTGGAGTGCCTGAATCCAAATGTTGGGAATTTTTTATTGATACACACGGTCCGCATATAACTTATGGAGATCTAGCATTTGTGTACACTACAAGATGGGAGGAAATTGACAAAGCTGTGAGTGAAAACCGACCGATGCATGAAATTACGGTGTTGAGGCAGCAGTGTATTAGGGCTTTTTTGCTGTTTTTGGTGTGCACTACCATTTTCAGCAACAAAAGCCAATTCTACGTCGACGTAGTTTATTTGAGCTACTTTCAGGATTTGTCGGATGTGAATCAGTGGAATTGGGGTGTGGCTGCTTTAACATATCTGCAGCACTATTTGGATGATTCGTGCAAGGCCGGTGGTATGCAAGTAGCCGGATACTTGTCCTTTTATCAG gGATGGATAATGATGCACTTTCCAAAAATGACTGTGTGGCGTAGAGATCCGAACTACAGAGAGGAGATGCCACGTAATGCCACCTTCAGCACTGGACAAGGACATAGGGATCCTGTCCTGTATAGGCAATTTTTGGATAACATGCAGGTTTCtgattttgaattttgtccATACGATGGTCACCGTCATGTGAGACCCTTGATTGATGTTTGCTGGTTTTCTGGTTGGTTGAGGTGCGGGTCATTGAAGGCAAAACATTTACCTGAACGTGTGCTGCGACAATTTGGTCATGTTCAAGGCATTCCAAGAGACCCTGCTGCGGGTGCTCCAGCTGGGATGAGTTTGTTGCAGATTGATCGAGTGTTTATGGAAGAAGTTGAGATGAGAATGATTGACGAAGAAATGAGAGGACCGACTGTTGTGAGAGCATGGGATCATGTACCTGGCTATATATCATGGTTCTACAAAGTCTCCCATCCGATTATGCGTCCGATCGCTGCCCCGGAAGCACCACCTAGACCAGCAAACTTAGAGGTACTGATAGAGGAACAAGAATCGCAGTCAGTTCCCGATACTTTCGATATATGCCGCAATGTCAGAACTGAGCTACGACGCGCACTTGAAGCAAATGAGGCATTGCCAGGAACTCCGATTTATGAAACTGTGAACAGGGTGCTTGGGTTTGTCGAACCAGCATTTTTGTACCGATCAAGGCGCAGACTACCGGGTAGAGGAAGATTTGACCCACATGATGCTGCAAGACGCTTTAATACTCAGTGA